The Stutzerimonas stutzeri RCH2 genomic interval CCGGGCCTTGTACACACCGCCCGTCACACCATGGGAGTGGGTTGCTCCAGAAGTAGCTAGTCTAACCTTCGGGGGGACGGTTACCACGGAGTGATTCATGACTGGGGTGAAGTCGTAACAAGGTAGCCGTAGGGGAACCTGCGGCTGGATCACCTCCTTAATCGAAGACTTCAGCTTCTTCATAAGCTCCCACACGAATTGCTTGATTCACTAGCGAAAAGCGATTGGGTTTCGACCCGAGAGAGACGATTGGGTCTGTAGCTCAGTTGGTTAGAGCGCACCCCTGATAAGGGTGAGGTCGGCAGTTCGAATCTGCCCAGACCCACCAATTGTCATGGGATGTGGCCGATCTGTAGATGGGGCCATAGCTCAGCTGGGAGAGCGCCTGCTTTGCACGCAGGAGGTCAGGAGTTCGATCCTCCTTGGCTCCACCATTAACTCGATAATCGCTGAAAGCTCAGAAATGAGTGCTGCTTGCGCATCTGATGATGGGTGAGGGTATTGATTTCTGGTCTTTGCGCCAGAACTGTTCTTTAAAAATTTGGGTATGTGATAGAAGTAGATTTGAGTGATCACTTTCACTGGTGGTTATTCAAGTCAAGGTAAAATTTGCGTGTTCTCTATGCAAATTTTCGGCGAATGTCGTCTTCACGTTATAGACAGTAACCAGATTGCTTGGGGTTATATGGTCAAGTGAAGAAGCGCATACGGTGGATGCCTTGGCAGTCAGAGGCGATGAAAGACGTGGTAGCCTGCGAAAAGCTTCGGGGAGTCGGCAAACAGACTTTGATCCGGAGATGTCTGAATGGGGGAACCCAGCCATCATAAGATGGTTATCACACACTGAATACATAGGTGTGTGAGGCGAACCAGGGGAACTGAAACATCTAAGTACCCTGAGGAAAAGAAATCAACCGAGATTCCCTTAGTAGTGGCGAGCGAACGGGGATTAGCCCTTAAGCTTCTTTGATTTTAGCGGAACGCTCTGGAAAGTGCGGCCATAGTGGGTGATAGCCCTGTACGCGAAAGGATCTTAGAAGTGAAATCGAGTAGGACGGAGCACGAGAAACTTTGTCTGAATATGGGGGGACCATCCTCCAAGGCTAAATACTACTGACTGACCGATAGTGAACCAGTACCGTGAGGGAAAGGCGAAAAGAACCCCGGAGAGGGGAGTGAAATAGAACCTGAAACCGTATGCGTACAAGCAGTGGGAGCCTACTTTGTTAGGTGACTGCGTACCTTTTGTATAATGGGTCAGCGACTTATTTTCAGTGGCGAGCTTAACCGAATAGGGGAGGCGTAGCGAAAGCGAGTCTTAATAGGGCGTCTAGTCGCTGGGAATAGACCCGAAACCGGGCGATCTATCCATGGGCAGGTTGAAGGTTAGGTAACACTGACTGGAGGACCGAACCGACTACCGTTGAAAAGTTAGCGGATGACCTGTGGATCGGAGTGAAAGGCTAATCAAGCTCGGAGATAGCTGGTTCTCCTCGAAAGCTATTTAGGTAGCGCCTCGTGTATCACTGCTGGGGGTAGAGCACTGTTTCGGCTAGGGGGTCATCCCGACTTACCAAACCGATGCAAACTCCGAATACCAGCAAGTGTCAGCACGGGAGACACACGGCGGGTGCTAACGTCCGTCGTGAAAAGGGAAACAACCCAGACCGTCAGCTAAGGTCCCAAAATCCTGGTTAAGTGGGAAACGATGTGGGAAGGCTTAGACAGCTAGGAGGTTGGCTTAGAAGCAGCCACCCTTTAAAGAAAGCGTAATAGCTCACTAGTCGAGTCGGCCTGCGCGGAAGATGTAACGGGGCTCAAACCAGGTACCGAAGCTACGGGTTCAACGCAAGTTGAGCGGTAGAGGAGCGTTCTGTAAGCCTGTGAAGGTCAGTTGAGAAGCTGGCTGGAGGTATCAGAAGTGCGAATGCTGACATGAGTAACGACAATGCGAGTGAAAAACTCGCACGCCGAAAGACCAAGGGTTCCTGCGCAACGTTAATCGACGCAGGGTGAGTCGGTCCCTAAGGCGAGGCTGAAGAGCGTAGTCGATGGGAAACGGGTTAATATTCCCGTACTTCTAGTTACTGCGATGGGGGGACGGAGAAGGCTAGGCCAGCAAGGCGTTGGTTGTCCTTGTTTAAGGTGGTAGGCAGAGATCTTAGGTAAATCCGGGATCTTAATGCCGAGAGCTGATGACGAGCTTTCTTTTAGAAAGCGAAGTGGTTGATGCCATGCTTCCAGGAAAAGCCTCTAAGCTTCAGGTAACTAGGAACCGTACCCCAAACCGACACAGGTGGTTGGGTAGAGAATACCAAGGCGCTTGAGAGAACTCGGGTGAAGGAACTAGGCAAAATGGCACCGTAACTTCGGGAGAAGGTGCGCCGGTGAGGGTGAAGTATTTACTACGTAAGCCCATGCCGGTCGAAGATACCAGGCCGCTGCGACTGTTTATTAAAAACACAGCACTCTGCAAACACGAAAGTGGACGTATAGGGTGTGACGCCTGCCCGGTGCCGGAAGGTTAATTGATGGGGTTAGCGCAAGCGAAGCTCTTGATCGAAGCCCCGGTAAACGGCGGCCGTAACTATAACGGTCCTAAGGTAGCGAAATTCCTTGTCGGGTAAGTTCCGACCTGCACGAATGGCGTAACGATGGCGGCGCTGTCTCCACCCGAGACTCAGTGAAATTGAAATCGCTGTGAAGATGCAGTGTATCCGCGGCTAGACGGAAAGACCCCGTGAACCTTTACTATAGCTTTGCACTGGACTTTGAATTTGCTTGTGTAGGATAGGTGGGAGGCTTTGAAGCGTGGACGCCAGTTCGCGTGGAGCCATCCTTGAAATACCACCCTGGCAACTTTGAGGTTCTAACTCTGGTCCGTTATCCGGATCGAGGACAGTGTATGGTGGGTAGTTTGACTGGGGCGGTCTCCTCCTAAAGAGTAACGGAGGAGTACGAAGGTGCGCTCAGACCGGTCGGAAATCGGTCGTAGAGTATAAAGGCAAAAGCGCGCTTGACTGCGAGACAGACACGTCGAGCAGGTACGAAAGTAGGTCTTAGTGATCCGGTGGTTCTGTATGGAAGGGCCATCGCTCAACGGATAAAAGGTACTCCGGGGATAACAGGCTGATACCGCCCAAGAGTTCATATCGACGGCGGTGTTTGGCACCTCGATGTCGGCTCATCACATCCTGGGGCTGAAGCCGGTCCCAAGGGTATGGCTGTTCGCCATTTAAAGTGGTACGCGAGCTGGGTTTAGAACGTCGTGAGACAGTTCGGTCCCTATCTGCCGTGGACGTTTGAGATTTGAGAGGGGCTGCTCCTAGTACGAGAGGACCGGAGTGGACGAACCTCTGGTGTTCCGGTTGTCACGCCAGTGGCATTGCCGGGTAGCTACGTTCGGAAGAGATAACCGCTGAAAGCATCTAAGCGGGAAACTTGCCTCAAGATGAGATCTCACTGGAGCCTTGAGCTCCCTGAAGGGCCGTCGAAGACTACGACGTTGATAGGTTGGGTGTGTAAGCGCTGTGAGGCGTTGAGCTAACCAATACTAATTGCCCGTGAGGCTTGACCATATAACACCCAAACAATTTGGCTGTTAGACGGAAAGTCGACAGTAAAGCCGAAAATCTGCACGAACACGCAATACCGATTCAATCACATACCCAATTGGCTGCAGCGGCTAAACCCCGAGGCAGCAACTGAATTGCTTGACGACCATAGAGCGTTGGAACCACCTGATCCCATCCCGAACTCAGTAGTGAAACGACGCATCGCCGATGGTAGTGTGGGGTTTCCCCATGTGAGAGTAGGTCATCGTCAAGCTCCTTTCCCAAACCCCCGATCCGCGAAAGCGGGTCGGGGGTTTGCTTTTGAGCTCAGGAAAACCGCAGCAGGCACTTAGGCTTGAGATGTGTTGGGTGCTTGAGGCCGGTTTCAACCCGCTCGGGTTGGGAGGGAGGAATAGGCCGCGCCTCACCAGAAGGGCCGTGTGCGGCTGTATCCAAGTCCAAGCTATTACTTCAAATAGCGCCAGTGATGGTGTCGGACGTTGCCGACAGGGGATGGCTGCTCTACAAGCCGTGCAGCGACCTACAGGTCGTCTTTGGTACTCGTATCGGACGTCGATGGGCCGCATTCATATTGTTGCCCCCGTGCTTGACCTGTTGTCGTAGCTATAGGTCGCCCTCGTTCGGCTTCGCGCCGGCCGCTGTATAAGCAGGTCAACACCGACCGTCGCTAGGTGTTCGCGAACCCGCGTCATCAACCAGAGCCCCTAGAACCACTTAATTAATTCGATTGCCGGTTGCCTGTCACGGCCTCACGGCGGGTGGTGCATGTGTCAGCTCGTCAAAGCGCGTAGAATCGCGCCTCGATTCAGTGACCAGAATGCGAGTGGATATCGTGGAAATCTTCAAAGAGTTTACGTTCGAATCAGCGCACCGCCTGCCTCACGTACCGCAGGGGCACAAATGTGGACGTTTACACGGCCATTCGTTTCGAGTAGCTCTCTACATCAGCGGTCCGGTTGACCCGCATACGGGTTGGATTCGCGACTTCGGCGAAATCAAAACGATATTCAAGCCGTTGTACGAATTGCTTGATCATAATTACCTAAATGACATTCCGGGTTTGGAAAATCCCACCAGCGAGAACTTGGCGAAATGGATTTGGAACGAGCTCAAGCCTTTGCTTCCAGAGCTTTCGCGTATCCGTATTCATGAAACTTGTACCAGTGGCTGCGAGTACCAAGGCGATTAATGTCTTTTGCCGGGCTGGATAGTCGCTATGGATTTAAAGTCTTCAATGAGTCGTAGAGGCTATCCAAATCCAGCGTCGAAATATAAGCAGAGGCGAAGCAATCGAGCCTGCCCAGTATTGGCGTGCTGTTCGAACCCCCTGTTTTTGACTCTTTCGCTTCGTTGTAGCAGAGTACGGCGCTTTTCACGCGACCCAGGTCGTTTCTATGGAGAATTCGAATGAACGCAGTTGTTGCGGCAGTCGGCATCATGCTGATCCTGAGTCTATGCCGCGTGCATGTAGTGGTTGCGCTTATTGCAGGAGCGCTGGCCGGCGGTTTGATCGGTGGATTGGGCATCGAGGGCAGTCTCGCCGCGTTCAATAAGGGGCTTGGCGGCGGGGCAACGGTTGCATTGTCTTACGCCTTGCTCGGCGCTTTCGCCGTGGCTATCGGGAAAAGCGGCCTTGCGCACGCCCTCGCGGACAAGGCGCTGAACCTGGTTGGCAAGCAAGGTACGCAGGGTGCCGGCGCCATTAAGTGGCTGATGATTGGTTTGCTGCTTGCCGTAGCCGTGTCTTCGCAGAATATTCTGCCTATCCATATTGCGTTTATTCCGCTTCTGGTTCCGCCGCTCCTTTTCGTGCTGTCGAAGATGAAGATGGATAGGCGTTTGATTGCCTGTGTTCTCGCATTTGGCCTCATTACCCCTTATATGTTTCTCCCAGTCGGGTTCGGCAATATCTTCCTGAACGAGATTTTGTTGGCGAACGTTGCGAAGAGTGGGGTGGATGTCACCGGTATCAAAGTTACGCAGGCGATGTTTATCCCCGCGATGGGGATGGTCGCGGGTCTAGTGGTGGCTTTCTACAGTTATCGCAAACCTCGCGAGTATGACCTTGCGCGGATCGAGCAGGTTGAAAAGAGTACTGTCAGCTACAGCCCGCTGACGCTGTTGGTAGCGGCGGTAGCCGTTGCGGCAGCATTCGTGATCCAGCTGTGGCTGGACTCAATGATCCTCGGTGCGCTCGTGGGATTTGTCATTTTCTCTGTATCGGGCGTAGTGCGCTGGCGGGAGGCAGATGATCTTTTCACTGATGGCATGAAGATGATGGCCATGATCGGTTTCATCATGATTGCAGCCGCTGGGTTTGCCGAAGTGATGCGTGAAACCGGCGAGGTGAAGTTGCTGGTAGATGCATCGACTCAATGGATCGGAAACAGCAAGGCTGTTGGTGCATTGCTGATGCTCCTGGTCGGCTTACTGGTCACCATCGGCATCGGCTCGTCGTTCTCTACCGTGCCGATCATCGCCGCGATCTTTGTCCCGCTTGGCGTGGAGCTAGGGTTCAGCCCGCTGGCGATCGTCAGCCTGGTCGGAACCGCAGGCGCTTTGGGAGACGGCGGTTCGCCGGCATCCGACTCCACTCTTGGGCCAACTGCCGGTCTGAACGCAGATGGTCAGCATAACCATATCTGGGACACGGTCGTGCCGACCTTCCTGCACTACAACCTCCCATTGTTGGCTTTCGGCTGGCTAGCGGCGATGACCCTGTAACGTCGCGGAGTTCAGATTAGGGCCGTCCGCTTGCTGACGGCCCGACATCGATTGATCGCCTGACCCGCACTCGTACCGCTGCCCGTTGACTAAACAGTACTGAACGCAGCGGCAGGGTCAACAATGGTCAATTCGACGCTCGAGCAAAAAGTCTTTCTTGCACTGCTCGTGGTGGTTTCTCTCGCGTTTGGCTGGATTCTATTGCCGTTCTACGGCGCAGTTTTCTGGGCCGTCATCCTCGCAATCATTTTCGCTCCCCTACAGCGATACCTACACCGGCGCCTCAATCAGCGACGGAATCTGGCAGCGTTCGTCACGCTGCTGGTCTGTCTGCTGGTGGCCGTTCTTCCTGTCATCCTGACTACGGGGATGCTGGTTCAGGAGGGCGCGACTCTCTACAAGCAGATCGAAAGCGGGGAGCTGGATATCGGCAGCTGGGTAGCGCGTTTGCGGGATCTGCTGCCTCAGTCAGTGCAACTGCAGTTGCAGCGTTTCGGTTTCGGGGATCTTGAATCGATGCGTGAGCGGCTTGCGTCCGGGGCCCTGGAGGGAAGTCAGTTCCTTGCGACGAAGGCATTCAGCTTTGGTCAGGGTACGTTTCAGTTTCTGATCAGCTTTTTCGTGATGCTTTACCTGTTGTTCTTCTTCATCCGGGATGGCCGTGAGCTGGTTGCACGAATCAGAAAGGCCATTCCGCTCAGCGATGCGCAGAAGCGGCGGTTGTTCAACAAGTTCACGCGTGTGGTGCGAGCGACGGTCAAGGGCAATATTGTCGTAGCCATTACCCAAGGGGCGCTGGGCGGAATTATCTTCGCCGTGCTCGGGATATCAGGCGCCTTGCTCTGGGGTGTGCTGATGGCGTTTCTGTCGTTGTTGCCGGCGGTGGGGGCGGGCCTGATCTGGACGCCCGTAGCGATCTATTTCCTGATGACCGGAGCGATCTGGCAAGGCGTGGTACTGACGCTTTACGGAATCTTGGTGATTGGCCTGGTAGACAATATCCTCAGGCCCATTCTGGTCGGCAAGGACACCAAAATGCCGGACTACGTCGTGCTCATTTCGACGTTGGGGGGGCTGGCTTTGTTCGGATTGAACGGTTTTGTTATCGGCCCATTGGTGGCCGCACTGTTCATCTCTACCTGGGGCCTTTTCACTTCGCCTGAAGAGTCTGACATGGCGCAGCTGGACAGGGCTTCAAGGGAAAAGGGGCCGGCGTGAGCCAGCCCCTAAGCGATCACATCAGGCGCTTGCCGTCTTCACGCGTAATGATGACGGTCGCGGAACGTGGCCTGCGGCCCGGGCCGTCCGGCCAAGTGCTCGTGTAGTTCGTTGCCGTCGAGCCTTCGCCGGGATGTTGAATATTGACGAATAGGGTTCGGAAATCAGGTGTCGCTGTGATCCCCGTCACCTCTGCGCCCTTGGGTCCGACCAGGAACCGCTTGGTCTCGCCGGTTTTGGGGTCGGATACCAGCATCTGGTTGTTACCAAATGGCCCTGCGCTCAGCTGGCTGCCGCTCATGTCGGTCTGAATCCATAGACGGCCTTCGTCATCGAACCATAGCCCGTCCGGGCTGGCCATGATGCTGCTGTCGTCGAGTGGTTTCCCTTTCGGACTGCGGCTGTTTTCCTGAGGGCCAGCGAGAAGATAGAGGTCCCAGCTGAATCGCGTTCCAGCGAAGTCGCGGCTCTCCTCGCGCCACCGGATGATATGACCAAACGGGTTCGGTGCCCGCGGGTTGGAAGCGTCGGCTTCCTGACGGCCGCTGTTGTTGGTGAGGGTGAAGTAGACTTCGCCCGTATCAGGGTTCACCGCACCCCACTCCGGTCGGTCCATCTTGGTTGCGCCGACGATGTCTGCTGCCAGGCGGGTGTTGATCAGGACTTCACCTTGGTCAGCGAACTTCACGTCGGCAGCATCGCAGGCCCGCTGGAACGCTGGGTCTGCATGGTCCAGCGCAAGCCAGTCGCCACTCCCGTCGGCGTTGAAACGCGCCACATAGAGGATGCCGTCGTCCAGCAGGCGTCCATCGCTGCGTTGCGGTCGGTACTTGTCGCGACTGACGTACTTGTAGATGTACTCGTTCTGCGAGTCGTCTCCCGAGTAGCAGACGACGGGGCGACCTGGCTTGACTGGGGCGAACACCAGCCCTTCGTGGGCGAAACGACCCAGCGCCGTGTGCTTCACCGGGGTTGAATTGGGGTCGAACGGGTCTATCTCAACTACCCAGCCGAAGGTGTTTGGCTCGTTGCGATAGTCCTCCTGCGGAGCCTCGGCCATCCGTGTCGCATTGAACCGCTCGAACTCATCGCCCGCGACTGTCTCCCAGCCGTAGCGGCCGCTGCCGCGTATGCCATAACGGCTGAGCTCGCGTGGGGTTTCACTGTCGGCGGTGGCGAAGTAACCAGCCCAGTTCTCCTCGCAGGTCAGATAAGTGCCCCACGGCGTGTGGCCGTTGGCGCAGTTGTTGAGGGTACCTCGGGTCGACGTCCCGCTCGGGCTATAGCGCGTACGCATCAGCGCATGACCACTGGCCGGGCCTTCGATGCGCATCGGGGTGGCGCCGGTAATGCGGCGATTTCGGGCGGTCGGCAGTACCGACCATTCGCCTCGTGGGCCGCGGCGGATTTCCACGACGGATACGCCATGCGCGTTAATTTCTTTACGCACTTCGTCTACATTGGTGCGCTTGCCGTCTACCACCGTTGGGCCGTTGCGGTGGAGCAGGGGAGCGTCGATATACTCGTGATTGAGGACCAGCAAGCCGTGGTCGCTCTGGCGCCCGCCGTGTTTCGCGTTCATCGGGAAGAAGTGCATCCCATCGTGATGCATGCCCACCTGCTGAGCCTGATCTTCTGCGCTATTGCTGCCATCTTCGAGCCAGGCCGGATAGCGACCGGTAATAGGGGTGCCCCACGGGATGAAGGTTGTCGCGGAGTACCCGGCCGGTACCGTGATGGCATCTGCGCGAGTAACTGCAACCGGGGTGAAGGGCAGGCGCGTACGGCGCTTGAACGGAATATCCTTGAGTTCCCGGGCCGTAGGCTCGGCTGCTTGTACGAGTCCGGGAAGCGACGCGCCAAGAAACGCCAAGGCGCCCATTGCTGCGCCGCCAGCGAGTACTTTGCGGCGACCAATCGAGATCACCTCCTGGATATGCGGATTCGTTGAATGGTTACTGGGCAACTCGTCCCCGTTGCCGAACAGAATGTCTTTGTTCTCAGTAATCACGGCGCAGCTCCATAACGATTTGTTGTCGGAGCCATGACGCTAAATTGCATATGCGACAAGAGAATGACAGTAGTGCGTTTGGCCGACGAAGAGCAGGCGCATGTAACGTTTCTGCTGTGAAAAAAAAAGCCCCGGCACAGGTGCCGGGGCTTTTTCACTACACCGCAGCTTTGGAAGCTGCGAACCTGTTCTTAGTGGAACTGGTTCATGGTGTTGTCTTTACCGCTTGCCTTCAGAGCAGCTTCGCCAGCGAAGTACTCCTTGTGGTTGTCGCCGATGTCGGAACCAGCCATGTTCTGGTGCTTGACGCAGGCGATACCCTGACGCAGTTCCTGACGCTGAACGCCCTTCACGTAGGCCAGCATGCCCTGGTCGGCGAAGTAGCCCTTGGCCAGGTTGTCGGTCGACAGCGCGGCGGTGTGGTAGGTCGGCAGGGTGATCAGGTGGTGGAAGATGCCGGCGTGAGCCGAACCGTCACGCTGGAAGGTACGGATCTTCTCGTCTGCAACCTGGGCCAGTTCGGTTTCGTCGTACTCGACGCTCATCAGCTTGGCGCGGTCGTAAGCAGAAACGTCCTTGCCTTCGGCTACGAATGCGTCGAACACCTGCTGGCGGAAGTTCAGAGTCCAGTTGAACGACGGGCTGTTGTTGTAGACCAGCTTGGCGTTCGGGATGGTCTTGCGGATTTCGTCGACCATGGCTGCGATCTGGCCAACGTGCGGCTTCTCGGTTTCGATCCACAGCAGGTCAGCACCGTTCTGCAGCGAGGTGATGCAGTCCAGTATGCAGCGCGCTTCACCGGTGCCAGCACGGAACTGGAACAGGTTGGACGGCAGACGCTTCGGACGCAGCAGCTTGCCTTCGCGCTTGATGACGACGTCGCCGTTGCCCAGAGCGGCTTCGGAAACTTCTTCGCAATCCAGGAAGGAGTTGTACAGGTCGCCCAGGTCGCCCGGCTCTTTGGTCACAGCGATCTGCTTGGTCAGGCCGGCACCCAGGGAGTCGGTACGCGCAACGATCACGCCGTTGTCGATGCCCAGCTCAAGGAAGGCGTAGCGAACGGCGGCGATCTTGGCGAGGAAGTCGGCGTGCGGAACGGTCACTTTACCGTCCTGGTGGCCGCACTGCTTCTCGTCGGATACCTGGTTTTCGATCTGGATGCAGCACGCACCAGCTTCGATCATGCGCTTGGCCAGCAGGTAGGTGGCTTCCGGGTTACCGAAGCCAGCATCGATGTCGGCGATGATCGGTACGATGTGGGTTTCGTAGTTGTCGATCTGATTCTGGATCTCGGCAGCCTTGGCGTTGTCGCCAGCTTCACGAGCAGCATCCAGGGCGGTGAAGAGCAGGTCCAGTTCGCGGCTGTCAGCCTGACGCAGGAAGGTGTACAGCTCCTCGATCAGGTCGGAAACGGCGGTCTTCTCGTGCATGGACTGGTCCGGCAGCGGGCCGAACTCGGAACGCAGGGCAGCAACCATCCAGCCGGACAGGTAGAGGTAGCGCTTGTTGGTGGTCTTCAGGTGCTTCTTGATGGAGATCAGCTTCTGCTGACCAATGAAGCCGTGCCAGCAGCCGAGGGACTGCGTGTAGACGGACGAGTCGGCGTCGTACTCGGCCATGTCCTTGCGCATGATGTCGGCGGTGTACTGAGCAATTTCCAGACCGGTCTTGAAGCGGTTCTGGGCGCGCATGCGAGCGACGGACTCAGGGTTGATAGCGGCCCAGCTGCTGCCGTATTGCTCTTTCAGGGCGGCAACTGCCTTGATGTCGTCTTGATATGCGGACATGTTCAATCCTTCAAAATAAGTGTGGTTGAGCACCGACTTTTCCCACCGAAACCTACGTGCTATCGCTGATCATTGCGGGCAACACGCGGCAGAGCGTCGAAATATCGACTGGGACGAGGATTGAACCAAGAGAAGGGTGGATCCGATCGCCGGGCTGGTTCCGGTTGCTGCGCCCACAGCCGGCGTGGCTGCCGTGTGCGCTACAACAACGAGAAGCGGTCAGTCTGGCTGATGCGTCAATCGCTACCCCGTCCCTCAGGACGACTCGTTCCAGTCGCAACCTCGTCAGTCCGCCTTGTGGGCAGTACAGTCACGGAACGGCTCGGCTGGTTGGCTTGAGCACGCCCCGGAGACCCTTGCCAGGGCCCCTGGTTAGCGGGAGCGGGGCAATAATGCTCCGCTGAAAAGGCATCGTCAATCGTTTTGTAGTGTTTTTTTTGCGGCACTACATTCTCGCGTTGGGGTCGCGCAGAAGGGGCCGCTATCAGTCCAGGACATCGACCTTCAGGCGCATCGACAGATTCTGGCTGCTCTGTGTCGAATAGCGGCGTAGCGTGCCGCGCTGTTCAGAGTCCGCGCTTTCGTCGATGCCGCCGATGGTGATCCACTCGCCGACGCGACCGCTGACCCGGGTATCGGCGTTCTGCATCTCGACCACACCGCTGCGGCCCTGTGCGAGCCGATCACGAGTGCTGCTGATGCTGATCTGCACCCGATCGCCGTGGACGGTCGCAGTGGCATAGAAGCCCCGAAGAACGTCGCGATACTGCGTCTGCTGGTAAATCTGGCCGTAACCGTCGGTGCCCTGGGTCGTCAGTGGCACACTTTGACCAACCTGAATCAGGGCTGGGTAGCCCTCGCTGGCCTGCACCTGTTGAATTCCACCATCTCGGCTGTTGGTACTGCGACGGATGATGCGTACCCGATCGCGACCGGCGATCTCGCCGCGCCCGGTTTCGAACTCGACGTCACCGGAACGCACGCTTCCATCGACCTGATAACCGCCTGCGCTGCTGCTTGCCGAGTCCTGCGTGTCGACGCTGATGAGCAGACGCTTCGGCGCGACGTCCAGCTGATCGATTACCCGCCGCAGTTCGCTGATCATCGAGTCAGGTGCATTGACGATCAGCTGATTGCCGTAGGCTGTGACCCGACCCTGATTGCCCAGTACAGACTCGGCCACGGGAATCACATCCTCGGCCATGCGGTTGTTGAGCTGGATGACCTCGGTTGCTGCGTGTAGTGGCAGGCAAAGACTGAGCGAGGCGGTCAACAGCAAGGTACGAAGGGTCATAGCAGAAAGCTCCGTAAGTTCGCATCCGACAGCCCATGATCCCACGCCTTGTCGAACTCTGCCTGGCGCATACGCACTCGACCCAGGTCACGATACAAGGCATATCCGGCGTACTGGTCAGCCTTGGGCCTTTCCAATAGACCGCAGTCGTCAGCGATGAGGTACGCGCCGCTGGTCGCGGGATGGTCGGGATTCAGCTTGCGAATATGCAGGTTGCTGGTGAGCCGACGGGCTAGCTGAAGGAGGCGGTGGCCTTCCTTGATCGCCCGT includes:
- the queD gene encoding 6-carboxytetrahydropterin synthase QueD, whose protein sequence is MEIFKEFTFESAHRLPHVPQGHKCGRLHGHSFRVALYISGPVDPHTGWIRDFGEIKTIFKPLYELLDHNYLNDIPGLENPTSENLAKWIWNELKPLLPELSRIRIHETCTSGCEYQGD
- a CDS encoding AI-2E family transporter, which produces MVNSTLEQKVFLALLVVVSLAFGWILLPFYGAVFWAVILAIIFAPLQRYLHRRLNQRRNLAAFVTLLVCLLVAVLPVILTTGMLVQEGATLYKQIESGELDIGSWVARLRDLLPQSVQLQLQRFGFGDLESMRERLASGALEGSQFLATKAFSFGQGTFQFLISFFVMLYLLFFFIRDGRELVARIRKAIPLSDAQKRRLFNKFTRVVRATVKGNIVVAITQGALGGIIFAVLGISGALLWGVLMAFLSLLPAVGAGLIWTPVAIYFLMTGAIWQGVVLTLYGILVIGLVDNILRPILVGKDTKMPDYVVLISTLGGLALFGLNGFVIGPLVAALFISTWGLFTSPEESDMAQLDRASREKGPA
- a CDS encoding PhoX family protein; the protein is MITENKDILFGNGDELPSNHSTNPHIQEVISIGRRKVLAGGAAMGALAFLGASLPGLVQAAEPTARELKDIPFKRRTRLPFTPVAVTRADAITVPAGYSATTFIPWGTPITGRYPAWLEDGSNSAEDQAQQVGMHHDGMHFFPMNAKHGGRQSDHGLLVLNHEYIDAPLLHRNGPTVVDGKRTNVDEVRKEINAHGVSVVEIRRGPRGEWSVLPTARNRRITGATPMRIEGPASGHALMRTRYSPSGTSTRGTLNNCANGHTPWGTYLTCEENWAGYFATADSETPRELSRYGIRGSGRYGWETVAGDEFERFNATRMAEAPQEDYRNEPNTFGWVVEIDPFDPNSTPVKHTALGRFAHEGLVFAPVKPGRPVVCYSGDDSQNEYIYKYVSRDKYRPQRSDGRLLDDGILYVARFNADGSGDWLALDHADPAFQRACDAADVKFADQGEVLINTRLAADIVGATKMDRPEWGAVNPDTGEVYFTLTNNSGRQEADASNPRAPNPFGHIIRWREESRDFAGTRFSWDLYLLAGPQENSRSPKGKPLDDSSIMASPDGLWFDDEGRLWIQTDMSGSQLSAGPFGNNQMLVSDPKTGETKRFLVGPKGAEVTGITATPDFRTLFVNIQHPGEGSTATNYTSTWPDGPGRRPRSATVIITREDGKRLM
- a CDS encoding Na+/H+ antiporter family protein; translation: MNAVVAAVGIMLILSLCRVHVVVALIAGALAGGLIGGLGIEGSLAAFNKGLGGGATVALSYALLGAFAVAIGKSGLAHALADKALNLVGKQGTQGAGAIKWLMIGLLLAVAVSSQNILPIHIAFIPLLVPPLLFVLSKMKMDRRLIACVLAFGLITPYMFLPVGFGNIFLNEILLANVAKSGVDVTGIKVTQAMFIPAMGMVAGLVVAFYSYRKPREYDLARIEQVEKSTVSYSPLTLLVAAVAVAAAFVIQLWLDSMILGALVGFVIFSVSGVVRWREADDLFTDGMKMMAMIGFIMIAAAGFAEVMRETGEVKLLVDASTQWIGNSKAVGALLMLLVGLLVTIGIGSSFSTVPIIAAIFVPLGVELGFSPLAIVSLVGTAGALGDGGSPASDSTLGPTAGLNADGQHNHIWDTVVPTFLHYNLPLLAFGWLAAMTL
- a CDS encoding secretin N-terminal domain-containing protein, with the protein product MTLRTLLLTASLSLCLPLHAATEVIQLNNRMAEDVIPVAESVLGNQGRVTAYGNQLIVNAPDSMISELRRVIDQLDVAPKRLLISVDTQDSASSSAGGYQVDGSVRSGDVEFETGRGEIAGRDRVRIIRRSTNSRDGGIQQVQASEGYPALIQVGQSVPLTTQGTDGYGQIYQQTQYRDVLRGFYATATVHGDRVQISISSTRDRLAQGRSGVVEMQNADTRVSGRVGEWITIGGIDESADSEQRGTLRRYSTQSSQNLSMRLKVDVLD
- a CDS encoding isocitrate lyase encodes the protein MSAYQDDIKAVAALKEQYGSSWAAINPESVARMRAQNRFKTGLEIAQYTADIMRKDMAEYDADSSVYTQSLGCWHGFIGQQKLISIKKHLKTTNKRYLYLSGWMVAALRSEFGPLPDQSMHEKTAVSDLIEELYTFLRQADSRELDLLFTALDAAREAGDNAKAAEIQNQIDNYETHIVPIIADIDAGFGNPEATYLLAKRMIEAGACCIQIENQVSDEKQCGHQDGKVTVPHADFLAKIAAVRYAFLELGIDNGVIVARTDSLGAGLTKQIAVTKEPGDLGDLYNSFLDCEEVSEAALGNGDVVIKREGKLLRPKRLPSNLFQFRAGTGEARCILDCITSLQNGADLLWIETEKPHVGQIAAMVDEIRKTIPNAKLVYNNSPSFNWTLNFRQQVFDAFVAEGKDVSAYDRAKLMSVEYDETELAQVADEKIRTFQRDGSAHAGIFHHLITLPTYHTAALSTDNLAKGYFADQGMLAYVKGVQRQELRQGIACVKHQNMAGSDIGDNHKEYFAGEAALKASGKDNTMNQFH